The genomic window cggcctcgcgcgacggcgaacgcgcCACGCGACAGAACACAGAAAGCTCCTCCGTccacgcagcggagagagacgaggcgtgcgccggcgacaatgccgcctccgcgagacGCTGGACGGAGGCGTGGAGAAGCGCCTCTACTGTGAAGAGGACACGAAAAAAGGCTTCGTTCTGCAGCAGGGGATACGGGAATCCCGGGCGGTTCGAGTATTCGACCAGATTGCCCTCTGGGGCTTGACTTGACTCCGAGGGGTGCCCGTCGGTCGCTTTTTTCTCGCCAAGAGAACCCTGCTGTTGCTTCTCGGCACTCGCtggctcctcctcgtccagCCAGCACCACACTGAGGCGCGCAcaccgtcgtcttcctccttttctcgGGTTGTAGCAGCCGCTGAAccgtctcgctctgcgcacgcgcctcgggACTTGCGCGGCGGAATGTTCAGCGTCGTTCGCTGCCCTTTGACGTGGGCTCCTGCTGGCGActtcccgccgcgcgctacctcgccggcggcgggagccCGAGCGTGGAtgtgcagcaggcgcgcgtagagcgcgagaagcagatgGAACCGCTCGGGTTTCCCTGCAAAAAACGCGCGAATCTCTGCGAGACTGCGCGCCCAGTCCCCATCGATGTTGGCGACCTcctgctcgccggcggcgccgcggccgcctgccgcggcggacgctgaAGTCGCCATACAGGACGATGAGAGCCTggcgagaagcgaagcgTAGACATTCCgatcctccgccgccacgtAGCCGCGGAGGGAAGCTTCGGtcgcgtctggcgcctctgctgcatgtgcctctcctcgctgccgcttttccggggcttcggcgccgccgcgcggcttcccCTCTTCTTTGAAGAGGTAAAGGGGGCTGCGTACCAGCTGGATGTCGCCCACATTGCGGTGCGTGTAAACGAGACGCTCATCTGCAAacgaaaaaagaggaaaacacCCGCCCGTCGTTCGCACTCGAatattcgatttgagttatacagttctggatcgcggatcatgTGTACAGAGACGATTGCAACTACTCACAATGTgatgtccatctgtgcatctaaattaagactatcggttatatattttagacgctatGTCCCCGGCAAAACATTCCATTtacgcggcgccgtcgcagcaCTCGACCTGGTGGACTGCGCGCCTACGTGCAGCCTTCTGTCTCGACTCGCACGTTCCCTTCGTCTTTTGGGGTTTCGGggtctttttcttctgttcTTTAAACTCAGGTCGCCCCTCCTTTTttcctcgtttttcttctctttctgttCCCTGCATCGGCTTTGTAGCGTTCCCTTCTCCGCGGGCTCACTGAGGAAGTCGTCGCGGAGAGTGGTGGTGCGAGGGAGCAGCGTGCGCAGCACCCAGTCGGCGAATttcgcggcggagctcgccATGAGGAAGGTTTCTTCGATGCCGTGCGTGAGGCCGCTCGAGGTGAATTCGCGAAGCTCCACGCCGTCGGCCTCGGCATCTGCGCGGTCCAGCGCGGGTCGCAGCTTTCTgacggcgcgctcgcgggcgaggacCCGACCTTCGTCGAGAAGATgaagcagctcctcgacagggtgcggcgaggcgagcagcgcgaaggaggcgccgagTGGAGGCGCAAACAGCGATGTGAGCACGTAAGTGGacaggaaggaggcgacaggAAACACACGCTCAAACAGCCCCGGCGCCTGCCacgccgtctgcagcgcgtaCTCACTCCACtcactcgcgcggcgcgcacccGCGGCAGACGCTAGCGACACCCATGAGGACTCCAGTTCCGCGCTCGGCtccccgcagcgcgcgcgaaacgcggcctcgagcggcgcggccttccaccccgcggcgggcgccggcagcctcgcccagtgcgcgtcgctccgAGGACTGAGGTGGAAAAGGACAAGCGAgatgcgctgcagcggcgagagcgcTGGGCACtgggcgctgcgctcgccagcccgcgcctccgcccgctgcctctccccgcccgcagcggctgccgcagccgcgaccggctccgcttcctcctcgcgagcggcgaTGCGATGCAGCGGCcggcagacgacgcctgGGGACATGGAACGAGAAACCGAACGTgtgtcgcggcgccgagagagagcaagATCTGACACGGAGTGGCGCCTAGCCAGGGCAGACACGCGGCCGTGCGTCGGCAGAGACGGCGTGCAGACAAAAAAGTGAGAAAAGGCAGAAAAATCACCCAGAAGGGGGCGCGGGAAAGGGCCGTCAGGAAGATCAGACTAAGGCGAGCGACCACGAGCGGAAAGCGAACAGCGCAACACACCCCTCCGCCGACTGGAAAGCGCGAATATCAGCCAAGGTTTCATGAGCAGAGTCTCCACCGCCGGCATCGCACGGACTGCGACTCGCGGGTGCTTTACGACAATCCGGTTCTGTTCCCTTAGAAGACCCTGCCCCACGCGCGTCCATCCTCGGATGCAAAGAGCCTCAAAACCTGTCGAAGCTCTGGCGCGGCGTTTATTCGTTTCGCTCCCGCGAGCACTTACGATTCATCTCTGAGAAATGCACGTCTCCCGAGAGAAAGACCGGCATCTGGACACCTGAGTTCATCACGAGGTTGAGcagcctcctgcgcgcgtgcgggaAGATCGACCAGGCCTCCGTCGCAatgctgcagagagaaaaaacgggaAAAGAAAACGCGACTGTCTCGAGGAGGAAaccgccagcggccgcctgcCACACAGACGTCGCCCACACAGCCCGAATCGGGAGAAGGAGAGTACGGAGGCCGCCCACAGGTAGCAGCCAGCAACCGAAGAGACCTGAGCACGAGGCAGACGGCTGGGCGCGACGCATGAACGCTCCATCCGCGAGCAAGGCGGAAGGCAGCTTCACGACAACCCGACGCCAAGATAAAGCGAGAAGGCCGAAGCGTACaaaggcgaaggcagaaCTTGGATGCTTGAAGTGATGAACGTcaccgcgtcgccttccttcgcCGACtttcgcagctcctcctcgagCCACTTCCACTGCTGCGTCCCGAGAATGTCGCCATGCGGCAGCACAGTCCAGGGGTCTCGGCTGAAGCtgaaaacacacaaacacacgACGCGACTCGCCGTGAGGCGAAAACAGAAAGAAACCGAGCGGACACAACGAGAGAACAGAGTGAACGCGGATTCTCCACGGAGAGAGCAAGAAAGCACGACTGGCAGACAGAACCCCATGCGAAGCAACAGACCTAagcacacgcgcaggcgcgacacGAGACAGGCacagaaaaggagaaaacAACGAGGAGGGAGCGAGAATAAGGAGTCAGTCAGACAGGCGAACCGAGATGACAGACAGAGTGAAAAAGAGGATCccagccgcgctcggcggaagcgagaaaaaaggcgGCCGATGTAGGTGAGAAGCAAAGGCGAGAGACCCTCACCGTGTATCCAAAATAATTATGCGGAAAGACAGATCCGCGTCGACCTGAATCTTGTGAGCGCTGTACGCGCCCTCCCAGTAAATCGAACGCCTGGGCGAGTCCGCAGGGACGTTGAAGAAGTCCAGAACCACgtcgcgcgcttctgctcacagaaacgaagaaaacTCGCAAGATGTGTGGACTTCTGCCGGTATCGTCTCGCTGCAGCACGCGTCCCTCTGCGAACTGCGACGCGTGCAAGAAGAGAGGCTTCACAGCGTTGGAGACGATCTGCTGTCTGTCCACATACAGTCGATGTAAATACTCAAACACACAAATTCGCTCACTCCTGCAGCTCGGCgacacgaggaggcgcggccttcccACAAATACCTTTCCGCATGCACGTGCATATTTGAATTTTCCAATATTTCCATGTATTCATATAGATTCGTAAAGGTACGTAGGtcagagccgcggcgccttaCGGAAGCCTCACCGTATTTGAGAGGGTGGACCTTTGAAGGGTTGTCCTCTCCCAGGTCATGGTCGTCGTAGGTGCCGACGATCTCGACTCCTGTGCGGACAAAATCCTGAAAATGAAAAGGAAACACGTTGTAAAATTGAGAAAAAAGTTCAACGAGGAGTTGCCGCGGCACTTTTCCTGTTGGCGTGCGACACCGAGAGTCCTCACGAGCCACATACACCCCGCCACGCAAacgcctcgcctgccgcacgCCGACGGCAACGCGAGGCAACTTAGTGCACGCAGGGCAACCAAATATAAGGCACTCGCACAAGGAGAAGCAAAAATCGAAAATgaacacatatatacatacaagtacatacatacatataatCTTCGAGATCAGCCTaacgaaggcgagacacCAGATCACAGGCAAGGGCTACAGCGACGTCTTCGTTGCGGAAATCAAAAAACTTTTCggcctcgacgacgaggTGGCCTCCCGCGCTGCTCGTCGTCACCAAAAACGAAACTCGCATGGGCAGGCTGGAGCCTCCTTGCGGACCTGGTAGAAGCGGTAAGAAGTTTGATTGCGAAAGGCTTCGCGGATTTCCTCGATCGTTGAGTGGCGCCTGaaggcctcgctcgcctccgcgcgtcttctcttcagCTCAGTCCACGAGAGGTTCCGCCAGTTCCAACGCACGCTGTTCGCCAGCGCAAAGTACCGGTAGTTGTGTGCTGAATAGAGtgcagacgcacgcggaACTCGGGGCAAACGGTCGCGTGAGACGAAGCGAAACAGTCAGCACAACTCGCGCGCACGGCCCTTTGCTCGAGGAGTTGCCGTACATCTACACTCACAGCCACATGCTgacatatctatatatatagatatatagcCATGCTCTTAATATGTCCAGTCACGTATGCAGGATGCTTTGACTCCAAGAACGGCCTAGCTCAGCCTCTGGCGCTCGCCATTCTTCATCTCCCGCGTGGGCGCAGACGTCCAGAGCTGCCCCTCCATTCGGTCTCAGAggagcgcagccgctcgaGTTCAGCTTAAGCGGAGAATTCAGGTAGACACAAATCATGCAAGGATAAATTACGTTCGTCCGCGCGTCTAACCGTGGGTTCCCTATTTTGGACGCCAGCTTTCGGCTAGACATATCGTTctcgcgcccttctccgcctgTTGGCTAGGTCGCCGGTTGCGAGACATACCGTAGACGTTGTCCCCCAGCCACGCGAAGACTTTCGGTTGCCGCTTCGCCATGAAAGACCACATGAGCcggtcttcttcctcaaCCTGCCATTCGCCTCCTGAgcaaaagaagaaagagcgaGCGAAGCAGACCTCGATGCGGAAagccgccccgcgcgcgcggcaagaCGCATGCGGTTGCGTCATCGGCAGCACTCGCATGAGGAATGCGTCGACTTTCGCCAACCGAGATCGCAAAAATGAGTCcacagcggcgctgcgaggcccCGAGCGGGACTGTCGCcgggggagagaggaagagcgacACATCATTCAGCAGATGCAGACTCCTGGGGATGAAGGAGCcggcagagacgctgcgcagCACACACCGCGCAGACGAGTCCAAACAGCGGCTGAACAACCACagagcagacagagagagaaaaaacgaaaaggcCGGGCCCGCGAACGCGCCGGTAGTGACAGCAGACAGCAGACAGCGCCGAGTTTTCGCGGACGACCAGGCGACCTCCAGCAGAGACGAGTCACAGTGGATGCCGGTTGGCAACCGATGGCTCAGGAACGGAGAGACACCACTACTTCAACGGAAACTGCGCACAGACACGACCGCTTGAGCTACACGCAGAGCGGACCAAAGAGAGATATGCtacggcgccgcagacgagctcATGGGAGcagtcttctgcggcgagaATCATACACCCAACTGCC from Besnoitia besnoiti strain Bb-Ger1 chromosome XIII, whole genome shotgun sequence includes these protein-coding regions:
- a CDS encoding hypothetical protein (encoded by transcript BESB_030390) translates to MPPFTAPPPSRQAGGVLTPLESLFCASSSSSRAFLLSLLLLVHLQAAVGGVPALDFPQLAAERVEKEQREVDRHAATSETQRGSATLAEAEQRGVRAFNPSVYTPHLIEVGSEGPIRLMFGSCNLQPTGGEWQVEEEDRLMWSFMAKRQPKVFAWLGDNVYAHNYRYFALANSVRWNWRNLSWTELKRRRAEASEAFRRHSTIEEIREAFRNQTSYRFYQDFVRTGVEIVGTYDDHDLGEDNPSKVHPLKYEARDVVLDFFNVPADSPRRSIYWEGAYSAHKIQVDADLSFRIIILDTRFSRDPWTVLPHGDILGTQQWKWLEEELRKSAKEGDAVTFITSSIQVLPSPFIATEAWSIFPHARRRLLNLVMNSGVQMPVFLSGDVHFSEMNRVVCRPLHRIAAREEEAEPVAAAAAAAGGERQRAEARAGERSAQCPALSPLQRISLVLFHLSPRSDAHWARLPAPAAGWKAAPLEAAFRARCGEPSAELESSWVSLASAAGARRASEWSEYALQTAWQAPGLFERVFPVASFLSTYVLTSLFAPPLGASFALLASPHPVEELLHLLDEGRVLARERAVRKLRPALDRADAEADGVELREFTSSGLTHGIEETFLMASSAAKFADWVLRTLLPRTTTLRDDFLNERLVYTHRNVGDIQLVRSPLYLFKEEGKPRGGAEAPEKRQRGEAHAAEAPDATEASLRGYVAAEDRNVYASLLARLSSSCMATSASAAAGGRGAAGEQEVANIDGDWARSLAEIRAFFAGKPERFHLLLALYARLLHIHARAPAAGEVARGGKSPAGAHVKGQRTTLNIPPRKSRGACAERDGSAAATTREKEEDDGVRASVWCWLDEEEPASAEKQQQGSLGEKKATDGHPSESSQAPEGNLVEYSNRPGFPYPLLQNEAFFRVLFTVEALLHASVQRLAEAALSPAHASSLSAAWTEELSVFCRVARSPSREAVGGILRFLHGRQTSAFAENPRSPLLREKLTLLHTRAAAMRTRTDRLCEALAGVFTLDRAARESPRICGATGESRGEAKDGDKELLRALSTFAAREAQASRKSHGAGEREANAFSIDLVPCGDVQEVLAARVWIAIHIFALPFGDLVLESFLSPFAFQRARERLLQELAEEDGQPAAAESRVRWLCEAPEGPDRTPAYVAVALLLLLFSLAFCLGCCVCVCGRGCSRPPTEAARRAQRSRVDRSAKPSLADAGVAEAVRRRQIA